One Nocardioides luti DNA window includes the following coding sequences:
- a CDS encoding helicase-related protein encodes MEIIDNVNRLLGDDLKATLGRDSKVRIAASAFSIYAFEALRKELEHVGALEFIFTAPTFVAGQATDKLRKERREFYIPQAKRESSLYGSEFEIRLRNKLTQRAIARECAEWIKAKVTFKSNTTGAPMQQFAVVDDRAAYMPLQGFTSSDLGYERGDAVSNLVNKIDEAPLTAAYLQTFDAIWNSPQQVQDVTELVREHIASVYAENSPERIYFLVLYNLFAEFLDEVTEDVLPNDLTGYKDTEIWNRLYNFQKDAATGIINKLETFNGCILADSVGLGKTFTALAVIKYYELRNKSVLVLAPKKLEDNWTTYNTNLTTNVLAKDRMNYDVLAHTDLGRTTGYAGQIRLDRLNWGNYDLVVIDESHNFRNADYAQERESRYQRLMRQVIQQGVKTKVLMLSATPVNNRFLDLKNQLALAYEGESENLSGKLDISTSVEQVFRQAQLAFTKWSGLPAEERTSNSILAMLDFDFFELLDAVTIARSRKHIQAFYDTSEIGVFPRRLPPLSLREPLTDVPNAPSFNEIFEQLQVLTLAVYAPLSYVFPSKLQKYVDLYNVSGGTARGNLDHAGRERGIQKLMTVNLLKRLESSVEAFRITLKKVHRAVDAALTALDNHDKALEDLATAFADIGAEDDDFEVPESGSVGRKFQVELADMDTVSWRRDLWNDRETLQELIDEMERISPAHDAKLQRLSSQVEAKVRQPLNEGNRKVLIFSAFADTANYLYRELAPALTQAGLELGVVTGTSNGTSLGKGFDFQEILTLFSPRSKDKALVMPKETREIDVLVGTDCISEGQNLQDCDYLINYDIHWNPVRIIQRFGRIDRIGSTNATIQLVNFWPDISLDEYINLKERVENRMVIADLAATADDNVLTQESSDTAFRREQLRKLQDEVIELEDVRTGVSITDLGLNDFRMDLLAFVKEYGDLGSAPKGLHAAVVADPARGLKPGAIFALRNVDESVDINRHNRLHPYYLVYLDDDGRVITDHTEVKHLLDLLRGACHGVSEPVPAAYHVFNEATRDGTDMSAYSELLTRAIRSLLDVTEERDIDSLFSGGKTTALTQTFAGLDDFELVAFIAIVPAEGADV; translated from the coding sequence ATGGAGATCATCGACAACGTCAATCGCCTACTGGGTGACGACCTGAAGGCCACGCTCGGACGCGACTCGAAGGTGCGTATCGCGGCGTCAGCCTTCTCGATCTATGCGTTCGAGGCACTGCGCAAGGAACTGGAGCACGTCGGGGCACTGGAGTTCATCTTCACCGCGCCGACCTTCGTGGCAGGCCAGGCGACCGACAAGCTCAGGAAGGAGCGTCGGGAGTTCTACATTCCGCAGGCCAAGCGGGAGTCGAGCCTCTACGGGTCCGAGTTTGAGATCAGGTTGCGCAACAAGCTGACCCAGCGTGCCATCGCACGCGAGTGCGCTGAGTGGATCAAAGCGAAGGTCACGTTCAAGTCGAACACCACTGGAGCGCCGATGCAGCAGTTCGCGGTGGTCGACGACCGGGCCGCGTATATGCCGCTGCAGGGTTTCACCAGCTCCGACTTGGGCTATGAGCGGGGTGATGCCGTTTCGAACCTCGTCAACAAGATCGACGAGGCACCGCTGACTGCCGCGTATCTTCAGACCTTCGACGCCATCTGGAACAGCCCACAGCAGGTCCAGGACGTCACCGAGCTGGTCCGTGAGCACATCGCATCGGTTTATGCCGAGAACAGCCCGGAGCGCATTTACTTCCTCGTGCTCTACAACCTCTTCGCCGAGTTCCTCGACGAAGTCACTGAAGACGTCCTGCCGAATGACCTGACGGGGTACAAGGACACCGAAATCTGGAATCGCCTCTACAACTTCCAGAAGGACGCAGCGACGGGGATCATCAACAAGCTAGAGACCTTCAACGGCTGCATCCTCGCCGACAGCGTCGGGCTCGGTAAGACGTTCACCGCGCTAGCCGTCATCAAGTACTACGAGCTGCGGAACAAGTCGGTACTGGTCCTCGCCCCGAAGAAGCTTGAGGACAACTGGACGACGTACAACACCAACCTGACGACCAATGTCCTTGCCAAGGACCGGATGAACTACGACGTCCTCGCACATACGGACCTGGGTAGGACTACCGGATACGCCGGACAGATCCGGCTCGATCGGCTCAACTGGGGCAACTACGACCTCGTGGTGATCGACGAGTCGCACAACTTCCGCAACGCGGACTATGCGCAGGAGAGGGAGTCGCGCTACCAGCGCCTCATGCGACAGGTCATCCAGCAGGGCGTCAAGACCAAGGTGCTGATGCTCTCCGCGACGCCGGTGAACAACCGATTCCTCGACCTGAAGAACCAGCTCGCGCTTGCCTATGAAGGCGAGTCAGAGAACCTCTCGGGAAAGCTCGACATCTCCACCAGCGTGGAGCAGGTCTTTCGTCAGGCGCAGCTGGCGTTCACCAAGTGGTCCGGCCTGCCCGCCGAGGAGCGAACGAGCAACTCCATCCTCGCGATGCTCGACTTCGACTTCTTCGAGCTACTGGACGCGGTCACCATCGCCCGGTCTCGCAAGCACATACAGGCGTTCTATGACACCTCGGAGATCGGCGTCTTCCCGAGGCGCCTGCCCCCGCTCTCGCTCCGTGAGCCGTTGACCGATGTCCCGAACGCTCCGAGCTTCAACGAGATCTTCGAACAGCTTCAGGTGCTCACTCTCGCGGTCTACGCTCCCCTGTCGTACGTCTTCCCGAGCAAGCTTCAGAAGTACGTCGACCTCTATAACGTCAGCGGCGGAACGGCGCGCGGCAACCTCGACCACGCGGGCCGCGAGCGGGGCATCCAAAAGCTCATGACAGTCAACCTGCTCAAGCGCTTGGAAAGCTCAGTGGAAGCCTTCCGGATCACGCTCAAGAAGGTTCACCGTGCCGTTGACGCCGCCCTGACAGCGCTCGATAACCATGACAAGGCCCTCGAGGACCTCGCTACGGCGTTCGCAGACATCGGAGCAGAGGACGACGACTTCGAGGTCCCTGAGTCCGGCAGCGTGGGTCGAAAGTTTCAAGTCGAACTCGCCGACATGGACACGGTCTCGTGGCGCCGCGACCTCTGGAACGACCGTGAAACCTTGCAGGAGCTCATCGACGAGATGGAGCGGATCAGTCCTGCACACGACGCGAAGCTTCAGCGCCTCAGCAGTCAGGTCGAGGCGAAGGTCAGGCAGCCCCTCAACGAAGGAAACCGAAAGGTCCTCATCTTCTCGGCGTTCGCGGACACGGCCAACTATCTCTACCGCGAACTCGCACCTGCCCTGACACAGGCAGGCCTTGAGCTGGGTGTCGTAACGGGCACGTCCAACGGCACCTCGCTCGGGAAGGGCTTCGACTTCCAGGAGATCCTGACGCTCTTCTCGCCGCGATCTAAGGACAAAGCGCTGGTGATGCCGAAAGAGACCCGTGAGATCGACGTGTTGGTCGGCACTGACTGCATCTCCGAAGGCCAGAACCTCCAGGACTGCGACTACCTGATCAACTACGACATCCACTGGAACCCAGTGCGGATCATCCAGCGCTTCGGTCGCATCGACCGCATCGGCTCCACCAACGCCACAATCCAGCTGGTCAACTTCTGGCCCGACATCTCCCTCGACGAGTACATCAACCTCAAGGAGCGCGTCGAGAACCGCATGGTGATCGCCGACCTCGCAGCCACTGCAGATGACAACGTCCTGACCCAGGAGAGCAGCGACACAGCCTTTCGGCGTGAGCAACTCCGCAAGCTCCAAGACGAGGTCATCGAACTCGAAGACGTTCGCACAGGGGTGTCCATCACGGACCTGGGACTCAACGATTTCCGCATGGACCTCCTTGCCTTCGTCAAGGAGTACGGCGATCTCGGGTCGGCTCCCAAAGGCCTTCACGCGGCAGTGGTGGCTGACCCCGCGAGGGGGCTTAAGCCAGGAGCCATCTTCGCCCTACGCAACGTCGACGAGTCGGTAGACATTAATCGCCACAACCGACTCCACCCCTATTACTTGGTCTACCTCGACGATGATGGTCGGGTCATCACAGACCACACCGAGGTCAAGCACCTGCTCGATCTCTTGCGGGGCGCATGCCACGGTGTCTCGGAGCCGGTGCCCGCCGCGTACCACGTCTTCAACGAAGCCACGCGCGACGGAACCGACATGTCGGCCTACTCCGAACTGCTCACGCGCGCGATTCGGTCCCTGCTCGATGTCACCGAAGAACGGGACATCGACAGCCTCTTCTCCGGTGGCAAGACGACCGCACTTACGCAGACATTCGCCGGACTGGACGATTTCGAGCTGGTTGCCTTCATCGCCATCGTTCCAGCCGAAGGTGCGGATGTATGA
- a CDS encoding excisionase family DNA-binding protein, with the protein MTEPWVSADAIAEHLGVTKDSVYSWIATKGMPAHRVGRLWKFQVSEVDAWVRADAADTAGAE; encoded by the coding sequence GTGACCGAGCCCTGGGTGTCTGCTGACGCCATCGCCGAACATCTTGGCGTCACGAAGGACAGCGTCTACAGCTGGATCGCCACGAAGGGCATGCCTGCCCACCGGGTCGGACGCCTCTGGAAGTTCCAGGTCTCCGAAGTCGATGCCTGGGTCCGGGCCGATGCAGCCGACACGGCCGGAGCAGAGTGA
- a CDS encoding DLW-39 family protein, translating into MKKILLVLAAAVGAVFAKKKIDEGRHEQALWAEATDHVDKA; encoded by the coding sequence GTGAAGAAGATCCTCCTGGTCCTGGCGGCCGCCGTCGGTGCCGTCTTCGCGAAGAAGAAGATCGACGAGGGACGTCACGAGCAGGCCCTCTGGGCCGAGGCCACCGACCACGTCGACAAGGCCTGA
- a CDS encoding DUF3566 domain-containing protein has translation MTERPAERTSTRAAIRDSSDDTVTRLPLTERIQAKLSKAADEHRANANPESKSASRKAAVSGKPPRRARLRLSRIDPWSVMKTAFLLSVAFGVVTVVSVLMVWSVLGAAGVWDSINQTVQDIVGGQNPSDFNVQDYVGTSRVLGFTMLVAVIDVVLLTAIATLGAFLYNMAAALLGGIEVTLAEDER, from the coding sequence ATGACCGAGCGCCCCGCCGAGCGCACCTCCACCCGCGCCGCGATCCGCGACAGCAGCGACGACACCGTGACCCGGCTCCCGCTCACCGAGCGGATCCAGGCCAAGCTGAGCAAGGCCGCCGACGAGCACCGGGCGAACGCCAACCCGGAGTCGAAGTCGGCCAGCCGCAAGGCGGCCGTGTCCGGCAAGCCGCCGCGTCGCGCTCGGCTGCGCCTCTCGCGCATCGACCCCTGGTCGGTCATGAAGACGGCGTTCCTGCTGTCGGTCGCGTTCGGCGTCGTCACGGTCGTCTCCGTCCTGATGGTCTGGTCGGTGCTCGGTGCCGCCGGCGTCTGGGACTCCATCAACCAGACGGTCCAGGACATCGTCGGCGGTCAGAACCCCTCCGACTTCAACGTCCAGGACTACGTCGGGACCTCCCGGGTGCTCGGCTTCACGATGCTCGTCGCCGTGATCGACGTCGTCCTGCTGACCGCGATCGCCACGCTCGGCGCCTTCCTCTACAACATGGCCGCCGCCCTGCTGGGCGGCATCGAGGTCACCCTCGCGGAGGACGAGCGCTGA
- the gyrA gene encoding DNA gyrase subunit A — protein sequence MQRAYIDYAMAVIVGRALPDVRDGLKPVHRRVLYAMYDGGYRPDRGFSKCSRVVGDVMGQYHPHGDTAIYDTLVRLAQPWVMRAPLVNGQGNFGSPGNDSAAAMRYTECRMAPLALEMVRDIEQDTVDFQPNYDGRSQEPIVLPARYPNLLVNGSAGIAVGMATSIPPHNLREVADGARWALDHPDASREELQDALVERIKGPDFPNGALIVGREGIEQAYRTGRGSVTQRAVIEIDEDAKGRTCLSITELPYMVNPDNLALKIAELADSGKVQGISDVRDDSSGRTGQRLVVVLRRDAVARVVLNNLLKHTELQTNFSANMLALVDGVPRTLTIDQFISNWVTHQVDVIQRRTRFRLAEAERRAHILRGLVKALDMLDEVIALIRRSPEVDDARDGLIEMLDIDEIQAIAILDLQLRRLAALQRQKIIDDLAEIELTIADLEDILANETRQRQIVADELEAIVEKYGNERRTQIIAADGDLSMEDLIPDEDLVVSITRGGYAKRTRADQYRTQKRGGKGVRGATLRGDDVVEHFISTTNHHWLLFFTTAGRVYRTKAYNLPEASRDAKGGHVAGLLSFQPDENIAQVLAIRDYDQAPYLVLATRTGLVKKTRLGDYNSPRQAGVIAINFREDDDELIGAELVNAEDDILLVSRKGQAIRFRADDTQLRPMGRATSGVSGMKFRDGDALLSMSVIRAEQVAAEEAAAEAAQAAGESTAPGELPDVVEQYVFTITDGGFAKRTRISDYRLQSRGGIGIKAMSLANEDRGVLVGAFIVVEGDEILSITQNGQVVRSPINDQFRATGRSTMGVKFVTPKSGDAVAVVARSVEAKLEDEVAEGEVVPGDQTGVPSPAAESVDADADATIEATDVTDPSDPTGPAEAGESED from the coding sequence ATGCAGCGCGCCTACATCGACTACGCGATGGCCGTCATCGTGGGGCGGGCGCTCCCCGACGTACGCGACGGCCTCAAGCCGGTGCACCGTCGCGTGCTCTACGCGATGTACGACGGGGGCTACCGCCCCGACCGCGGCTTCTCGAAGTGCTCGCGCGTCGTCGGTGACGTCATGGGTCAGTACCACCCGCACGGCGACACCGCGATCTACGACACCCTGGTCCGCCTCGCGCAGCCCTGGGTGATGCGCGCGCCGCTGGTCAACGGCCAGGGCAACTTCGGCTCGCCGGGCAACGACTCGGCGGCCGCCATGCGGTACACCGAGTGCCGGATGGCCCCGCTCGCGCTCGAGATGGTCCGTGACATCGAGCAGGACACGGTCGACTTCCAGCCGAACTACGACGGTCGCTCGCAGGAGCCGATCGTGCTGCCGGCGCGCTACCCGAACCTGCTGGTCAACGGCTCGGCCGGCATCGCGGTCGGCATGGCCACCAGCATCCCGCCGCACAACCTGCGCGAGGTCGCCGACGGTGCTCGCTGGGCGCTCGACCACCCCGACGCCAGCCGCGAGGAGCTCCAGGACGCGCTCGTCGAGCGGATCAAGGGCCCCGACTTCCCGAACGGCGCGCTGATCGTCGGCCGCGAGGGCATCGAGCAGGCCTACCGCACCGGCCGCGGCTCGGTCACCCAGCGCGCGGTCATCGAGATCGACGAGGACGCCAAGGGGCGCACCTGCCTGTCGATCACCGAGCTGCCCTACATGGTCAACCCCGACAACCTGGCGCTCAAGATCGCCGAGCTCGCCGACTCCGGCAAGGTCCAGGGCATCTCCGACGTCCGCGACGACTCGTCCGGCCGCACCGGCCAGCGCCTGGTGGTCGTGCTGCGCCGCGACGCCGTCGCCCGCGTGGTGCTCAACAACCTGCTCAAGCACACCGAGCTGCAGACCAACTTCAGCGCCAACATGCTGGCCCTGGTCGATGGTGTCCCGCGGACGCTGACGATCGACCAGTTCATCAGCAACTGGGTCACCCACCAGGTCGACGTGATCCAGCGCCGCACCCGCTTCCGGCTCGCCGAGGCCGAGCGCCGCGCGCACATCCTGCGCGGCCTCGTGAAGGCCCTCGACATGCTCGACGAGGTGATCGCGCTGATCCGGCGCTCGCCCGAGGTCGACGACGCCCGCGACGGCCTGATCGAGATGCTCGACATCGACGAGATCCAGGCGATCGCGATCCTCGACCTGCAGCTGCGCCGGCTCGCGGCCCTGCAGCGCCAGAAGATCATCGACGACCTCGCCGAGATCGAGTTGACCATCGCCGACCTCGAGGACATCCTCGCCAACGAGACCCGGCAGCGGCAGATCGTGGCCGACGAGCTCGAGGCGATCGTCGAGAAGTACGGCAACGAGCGGCGCACCCAGATCATCGCCGCCGACGGCGACCTCTCGATGGAGGACCTGATCCCCGACGAGGACCTCGTCGTGTCGATCACCCGCGGCGGCTACGCGAAGCGCACCCGCGCCGACCAGTACCGCACCCAGAAGCGCGGCGGCAAGGGCGTGCGCGGGGCGACCCTGCGCGGCGACGACGTCGTCGAGCACTTCATCTCCACGACCAACCACCACTGGCTGCTGTTCTTCACGACGGCCGGCCGGGTCTACCGCACGAAGGCCTACAACCTGCCCGAGGCGTCGCGCGACGCCAAGGGCGGTCACGTCGCCGGGCTGCTGAGCTTCCAGCCGGACGAGAACATCGCCCAGGTGCTGGCGATCCGGGACTACGACCAGGCGCCTTACCTCGTCCTCGCGACGCGGACCGGCCTGGTCAAGAAGACCCGCCTCGGCGACTACAACAGCCCGCGCCAGGCCGGCGTCATCGCGATCAACTTCCGCGAGGACGACGACGAGCTGATCGGTGCCGAGCTGGTGAACGCCGAGGACGACATCCTGCTGGTCTCCCGCAAGGGCCAGGCGATCCGCTTCCGCGCCGACGACACCCAGCTGCGCCCGATGGGCCGCGCCACCTCGGGCGTCTCGGGGATGAAGTTCCGCGACGGCGACGCGCTGCTGTCGATGTCGGTCATCCGCGCCGAGCAGGTCGCGGCCGAGGAGGCCGCCGCCGAGGCGGCCCAGGCCGCCGGCGAGTCGACGGCCCCGGGCGAGCTGCCCGACGTCGTGGAGCAGTACGTCTTCACGATCACCGACGGCGGCTTCGCCAAGCGCACCCGGATCTCCGACTACCGCCTGCAGTCGCGGGGAGGCATCGGCATCAAGGCGATGTCGCTGGCGAACGAGGACCGCGGCGTCCTCGTCGGGGCCTTCATTGTGGTCGAGGGCGACGAGATCCTCTCGATCACCCAGAACGGCCAGGTCGTGCGCAGCCCGATCAACGACCAGTTCCGGGCCACCGGTCGCAGCACCATGGGCGTGAAGTTCGTGACCCCCAAGTCCGGTGACGCGGTCGCCGTCGTGGCCCGCTCGGTCGAGGCCAAGCTGGAGGACGAGGTCGCCGAGGGCGAGGTCGTGCCCGGTGACCAGACCGGCGTACCCTCCCCGGCCGCCGAATCGGTCGATGCCGACGCGGATGCAACAATCGAAGCGACCGACGTGACCGACCCGAGCGACCCGACTGGCCCGGCTGAGGCTGGGGAGAGCGAGGACTGA
- the gyrB gene encoding DNA topoisomerase (ATP-hydrolyzing) subunit B, with protein sequence MAEEQPVQNPVDLPVEDPAATPVADTVPPALRGTAPDAGTSYDASAIQVLEGLEAVRKRPGMYIGSTGERGLHHLIWEIVDNAVDEALAGHCDRIVVTLMADGAIRVEDNGRGIPTDTAPGADMPAVTMALTMLHAGGKFGGGGYKVSGGLHGVGVSVVNALSSHLTVDVKNRGHLWRQSFTIGVPDGDLQMIREMEPGERTGTTVTYWASEEIFETTTYSFETITNRFREYAFLNKGLEIVVRDERPAAAELLEAVEDDTIANEVDQAGADAIRAGEGGGIERVFRYDRGLVDYVEHLNRRKDKANPSIIAFEAETPDHVENHMSLEVAMQWNTSFTESVHTFANTINTHEGGTHEEGFRAALTGLVNHWGEEWGLIKKREDRVSGDDIREGLTAIISIKMGEPQFEGQTKTKLGNTEAKGFVQRIMNDQLGDWMEKNPAEGRDIVRKSQAAASARIAARKARDLARGRKGLLGGGGLPGKLSDCQSTNPAECEVFIVEGDSAGGSARQGRDSRVQAILPIRGKILNVEKARIDKVLANTEVQAIISALGTGIHEEFSLEKLRYHKVVLMADADVDGHHINTLLLTLLFRFMKPLIEHGYVYMAQPPLYRIRWNKPADHEFVYSDAERDALMRDGLANGRKLPKENPVQRYKGLGEMNAEELWDTTMDPEQRLMLQVTLDDAAQADEIFSILMGEDVEQRRSFIQRNAKDVRFLDI encoded by the coding sequence GTGGCCGAGGAACAGCCCGTCCAGAACCCGGTTGATCTCCCCGTCGAGGATCCCGCCGCCACCCCGGTCGCCGACACCGTGCCCCCGGCCCTGCGCGGCACCGCGCCCGACGCCGGCACGTCGTACGACGCCTCCGCCATCCAGGTCCTCGAGGGCCTCGAGGCGGTGCGCAAGCGCCCGGGCATGTACATCGGCTCGACCGGTGAGCGCGGCCTGCACCACCTGATCTGGGAGATCGTCGACAACGCGGTCGACGAGGCGCTGGCCGGTCACTGCGACCGGATCGTCGTCACCCTGATGGCCGACGGCGCGATCCGCGTCGAGGACAACGGGCGCGGCATCCCGACCGACACCGCGCCCGGCGCCGACATGCCGGCCGTGACGATGGCGCTCACGATGCTGCACGCCGGCGGCAAGTTCGGCGGCGGCGGCTACAAGGTGTCCGGCGGCCTGCACGGCGTCGGCGTCTCCGTGGTGAACGCGCTGTCGAGCCACCTGACCGTCGACGTCAAGAACCGTGGCCACCTGTGGCGCCAGAGCTTCACGATCGGCGTCCCCGACGGCGACCTGCAGATGATCCGCGAGATGGAGCCCGGCGAGCGCACCGGCACCACCGTGACCTACTGGGCCTCGGAGGAGATCTTCGAGACCACGACGTACTCCTTCGAGACCATCACCAACCGCTTCCGCGAGTACGCCTTCCTCAACAAGGGCCTCGAGATCGTGGTCCGCGACGAGCGCCCCGCCGCCGCCGAGCTGCTCGAGGCCGTCGAGGACGACACCATCGCCAACGAGGTCGACCAGGCCGGTGCCGACGCGATCCGCGCCGGCGAGGGCGGCGGCATCGAGCGGGTCTTCCGCTACGACCGTGGCCTCGTTGACTACGTCGAGCACCTCAACCGGCGCAAGGACAAGGCGAACCCGTCGATCATCGCCTTCGAGGCCGAGACCCCGGACCACGTGGAGAACCACATGAGCCTCGAGGTCGCGATGCAGTGGAACACCTCGTTCACCGAGTCGGTCCACACCTTCGCCAACACGATCAACACCCACGAGGGCGGCACCCACGAAGAGGGCTTCCGCGCCGCGCTCACCGGTCTGGTCAACCACTGGGGCGAGGAGTGGGGCCTGATCAAGAAGCGCGAGGACCGCGTCTCGGGCGACGACATCCGCGAGGGCCTCACCGCGATCATCTCGATCAAGATGGGCGAGCCGCAGTTCGAGGGCCAGACCAAGACCAAGCTCGGCAACACCGAGGCCAAGGGCTTCGTGCAGCGGATCATGAACGACCAGCTCGGCGACTGGATGGAGAAGAACCCCGCCGAGGGTCGCGACATCGTCCGCAAGTCCCAGGCCGCCGCGTCCGCCCGGATCGCGGCCCGCAAGGCGCGCGACCTGGCCCGCGGCCGCAAGGGCCTGCTCGGGGGCGGCGGCCTGCCCGGCAAGCTGTCGGACTGCCAGTCGACGAACCCCGCCGAGTGCGAGGTCTTCATCGTCGAGGGTGACTCCGCCGGCGGCTCGGCCCGCCAGGGCCGCGACTCGCGGGTCCAGGCGATCCTCCCGATCCGCGGCAAGATCCTGAACGTCGAGAAGGCCCGCATCGACAAGGTGCTCGCCAACACCGAGGTCCAGGCGATCATCTCCGCGCTCGGCACCGGCATCCACGAGGAGTTCAGCCTCGAGAAGCTGAGGTACCACAAGGTCGTCCTGATGGCCGACGCCGACGTCGACGGCCACCACATCAACACCCTGCTGCTGACGCTGCTGTTCCGCTTCATGAAGCCGCTGATCGAGCACGGCTACGTCTACATGGCCCAGCCCCCGCTCTACCGGATCCGCTGGAACAAGCCGGCCGACCACGAGTTCGTCTACTCCGACGCCGAGCGCGACGCGCTGATGCGCGACGGTCTCGCCAACGGGCGCAAGCTGCCCAAGGAGAACCCGGTCCAGCGGTACAAGGGTCTCGGTGAGATGAACGCCGAGGAGCTGTGGGACACCACGATGGACCCCGAGCAGCGCCTGATGCTCCAGGTGACCCTGGACGACGCCGCGCAGGCCGACGAGATCTTCTCGATCCTGATGGGCGAGGACGTCGAGCAGCGACGCTCCTTCATCCAGCGCAATGCAAAAGACGTTCGCTTCCTCGATATCTAG
- a CDS encoding DUF721 domain-containing protein — MTDGAPPDSPDADPAAPGAEDSPGTPTTGPGGIPLATPPEPHHDDGLDLARALTRSMAGSTPMAKRRRTRPDTRIRGRVSGAHPDDRDPQLLDLTVGRLVDDHGWELDLRVHGVFGRWAELVGAEVAQHCTPETFADGKLVVRTDSTAWATQLKLLAPTVVRRLNEELGHGTIALIEVVGPHLPTWKKGPRSVRDGRGPRDTYG; from the coding sequence ATGACTGACGGGGCGCCGCCCGACTCCCCCGACGCCGATCCTGCCGCCCCCGGGGCGGAGGACTCCCCGGGCACCCCGACCACCGGGCCGGGCGGCATCCCGCTGGCGACGCCCCCCGAGCCGCACCATGACGACGGCCTCGACCTGGCCCGTGCGCTCACCCGCTCGATGGCCGGCTCCACCCCGATGGCCAAGCGGCGCCGCACCCGCCCCGACACCCGGATCCGAGGCCGGGTCTCCGGAGCGCACCCCGACGACCGCGACCCGCAGCTGCTCGACCTGACGGTCGGCCGGCTCGTCGACGACCACGGCTGGGAGCTCGACCTGCGCGTGCACGGCGTCTTCGGCCGCTGGGCCGAGCTGGTCGGCGCCGAGGTCGCCCAGCACTGCACCCCCGAGACCTTCGCCGACGGCAAGCTCGTGGTCCGCACCGACTCCACGGCCTGGGCCACCCAGCTCAAGCTGCTCGCGCCCACCGTCGTACGCCGTCTCAACGAGGAGCTCGGGCACGGCACCATCGCGCTCATCGAGGTCGTCGGACCGCACCTGCCGACCTGGAAGAAGGGCCCCCGCTCGGTGCGCGACGGGCGCGGTCCGCGCGACACCTACGGCTGA
- the recF gene encoding DNA replication/repair protein RecF (All proteins in this family for which functions are known are DNA-binding proteins that assist the filamentation of RecA onto DNA for the initiation of recombination or recombinational repair.) — MYVSHLTLHDFRSYASADVALEPGVTAFIGRNGQGKTNLVEAIDYLSRLSSHRVASDAPLVRAGTEQAIVRAAVVKDGRTAILEVELNPGRSNRARINRSPLPRARELLGLVRTVVFSPEDLTLVKGDPSDRRKFLDDLLVLRTPRLAGVRSDYDRVLRQRNSLLKTAGQARRGSSSQESALSTLGVWDAHLARTGAELLAERIELVEQLRPYVGKAYETVARGASRDDAEIAYRSSFELPATLDRSALTDALLAELERRRNDELDRGISLVGPHRDELVLTLGHGPGESAPSDSGETGLRLPVKGYASHGESWSFALALRLASYDLLRADGDDPILILDDVFAELDTERRAQLAELVAGAEQVLVTAAVAGDVPEALAGTRFLVGNGEVRRDD; from the coding sequence GTGTACGTCTCGCACCTGACCCTGCACGACTTCCGCTCGTACGCCAGCGCGGACGTCGCGCTGGAGCCGGGCGTCACGGCGTTCATCGGCCGCAACGGACAGGGCAAGACCAACCTGGTCGAGGCGATCGACTACCTCTCCCGGCTGTCCTCGCACCGGGTCGCCAGCGACGCGCCCCTGGTGCGGGCCGGCACCGAGCAGGCGATCGTGCGGGCCGCGGTGGTCAAGGACGGGCGCACCGCGATCCTCGAGGTCGAGCTCAACCCCGGCCGCTCGAACCGCGCCCGGATCAACCGGTCGCCGCTCCCCCGGGCCCGCGAGCTCCTCGGCCTGGTCCGCACCGTGGTCTTTTCCCCCGAGGACCTGACCCTGGTCAAGGGCGACCCGTCGGACCGTCGCAAGTTCCTCGACGACCTGCTGGTGCTGCGCACGCCGCGGCTCGCCGGCGTCCGCTCCGACTACGACCGAGTGCTGCGCCAGCGCAACTCGCTGCTCAAGACCGCCGGCCAGGCGCGCCGCGGCAGCTCCTCGCAGGAGAGTGCGCTCTCGACGCTCGGCGTCTGGGACGCGCACCTGGCCCGCACCGGCGCGGAGCTGCTGGCCGAGCGGATCGAGCTCGTCGAGCAGCTGCGGCCCTACGTCGGCAAGGCCTACGAGACCGTCGCGCGGGGGGCGTCGCGCGACGACGCCGAGATCGCCTACCGCTCCTCCTTCGAGCTGCCCGCGACGCTCGACCGCTCCGCGCTCACCGACGCGCTGCTGGCCGAGCTCGAGCGGCGCCGCAACGACGAGCTCGACCGCGGCATCTCGCTGGTGGGGCCGCACCGCGACGAGCTGGTCCTGACCCTGGGCCACGGCCCCGGCGAGAGCGCGCCCTCCGACTCCGGCGAGACCGGGCTGCGGCTGCCGGTCAAGGGCTACGCGTCCCACGGGGAGTCGTGGTCGTTCGCGCTGGCGCTCCGGCTGGCGTCGTACGACCTGCTCCGCGCGGACGGCGACGACCCGATCCTGATCCTCGACGACGTCTTCGCCGAGCTCGACACCGAGCGGCGCGCGCAGCTGGCCGAGCTCGTGGCGGGCGCCGAGCAGGTGCTCGTGACGGCGGCCGTGGCCGGCGACGTGCCCGAGGCGCTGGCGGGGACCCGCTTCCTGGTCGGCAACGGCGAGGTACGCCGTGATGACTGA